The DNA segment TAAATGAGCAGAACAATTATCTATTTATACAATATTCCACATTTATATAGACCATTTAATTACATTATATAGAAATCaaaggataatataaaaaaagaacacAGATGAACTATAATAAATGCATAACATtttattacataattaaatacttTAAATCTGAATAGTCTAATACAAAATATTTCCTAATATATAAAATTTGTACCAATTTTAAGATTGAAATAATACTAAAATGGTGTAAaattattttgcactaaaataaaagatttaaaatattaaacatgAAATTAGAATTTGACCTAATTATTAAAacgaaaacaataataaaaaaatagaagagagaaagcacaaagaaatttttttcctaacaaaatatataattagattataattgaatattttcAAAACCACATAATGAAATacatttttcatatctttttcatatcaaataaaataactgtatttaaaaaatagcttttccaagtaaaaaaaaaacaaaatatgaacATATAAATCATCAAATTTATCCAAAAAAGCACAATTATCTACTTATACAGTATCACATAATTATAAATACAATATATATTATGCAATTTAAACCAGTTATTCCGATACTAATGATTAATCGCGTGAAATTTATTGATTCGGAgtactctttcttttttttcttttaaatacagTATATATTatgcaatttatttatttatatatttattggtAACATATACTTCTTTTTCTCCaactaatatattctatatttataaaaGGTATGAATACTTTTCCTTCACaacatcatttaatttttttttaatagaaactaATGGTTCATAAACAATAATGCATCTAGTGCACACGAAATGCttgagacaattttaaaaataccccaaagaaGATGTCCCTCTACAAAGAACATATACACAAAATCAAAACTATAAATTACACAGTTAAAACTGAatcatataacaaaaaaatacatTATATCTTATCAAAAACTTCCTTAAATACAACGTTTTCAGTCTTGGCAGCATCAACTAATCCTCATCACAAAGTAAAATCTTAAGACCATTTCTATTCCTAACTCGGGAAAGAGCTACATAAAGCTGACCGTGAGAAAACACAGGACGACGCAAGAACAAACCGACTGTTGATAATGTCTGACCCTGACTTTTGTTGATTGTCATTGCAAACGACAAAGAAACCGGAAACTGACGACGTTGGAATTTAAACGGTATAACCGTATCACTAGGAATCATATTCATTCTAGTGATAAAAACTTTATCCCCAACATTGCTACTAGAAACAATATCGGCACCAATCACATTTGTCCCTAGATCTCGCACGACAAGTCGAGTCCCATTACACAAACCCCCAGCCGGATCAATATTCCTCAACAAAATAATAGGCACGCCTATTTTCAACTTCAACAAATGATTAGGTAGACCAGAACACCTAATCTGATTCAAGAATTCAACAGTTATccaatcaacatcaacatcagaATAAGCATCGCTACCACATATCGAATCAGCACTGAGGTAACTTTTCTCCTCACCGGGCAACAGGTCAACTATATAATTGTTTATCTCTTCAACATTTTCGACAGTCGGAGCAAGTATTGCCCTATCTTGGAAAAAACTTGGATCACAAAAATTCTGAACCAAATTTGGATAGATTGTATTTACAATATCTTCCACTGGATTTTCCAAGACAGGAATGATTAGATCAGAAGGAATATCAACAAAAAGTTTATCGTTGACCACTGCTCCACATCGACCTTCACCGATTTGAAGTACCCAATCTGAAAACGACCTTAACTCCTGAGCAGTTGATTGTTCCGATCCGGTTGCTAACCTCATATTTGTTGTCAATCGCAAAACTTCACAGTATTTCCAAATGATAGAAGAATTTATGGAAGCCATGACAATCTCAGCACGCGAACCTTTTGGAATAACTGGCAACACCTGCCTGAAATCACCACCCAGAACAACCACCTTCCCACCAAAAGGTAAATCTTTATTCCTATCAGAGACTAAAACCATTATATCACGCAACGTCCTGTCAAGCGCTTCAAATGCTAATTTGTTAGTCATCGGTGCCTCATCCCAAATAATCAAATCGGCCAACCGAAATACCTCAGCTTTTGGACTGTCATTCTTAATCCGGCAAACAGTTCTTCAGTCAGATCAACAGGAATATTGAACATAGAATGAGCCGTCTTACCACCAGGTAACAACAGAGAAGCAATACCACTAGAAGCAACATTGATAACAATCTTTTTCTCAGATCGCAATCTAGCTGACAAAACTCTGTATAAAAAAGTTTTTCCAGTGCCACCAAACCCGTACACAAAAAAGAACCCATCCTTCTTATTCGAAACACAGTCAATAATTTTATCGTAGACCACCCTCTGTTCTTCATTTAACTTTAAGAGATCTGCATCATGCTCACGAGACAAAGAAACAGTATCATACTGCAACTCACGCAGCAGCATCAAATTGCTAAATTGAGAGACTAAGAGTTATTAGGAACGGGCATGCCAGCATAATTTCT comes from the Arachis hypogaea cultivar Tifrunner unplaced genomic scaffold, arahy.Tifrunner.gnm2.J5K5 arahy.Tifrunner.gnm2.scaffold_592, whole genome shotgun sequence genome and includes:
- the LOC114927414 gene encoding uncharacterized protein; protein product: MTNKLAFEALDRTLRDIMVLVSDRNKDLPFGGKVVVLGGDFRQVLPVIPKGSRAEIVMASINSSIIWKYCEVLRLTTNMRLATGSEQSTAQELRSFSDWVLQIGEGRCGAVVNDKLFVDIPSDLIIPVLENPVEDIVNTIYPNLVQNFCDPSFFQDRAILAPTVENVEEINNYIVDLLPGEEKSYLSADSICGSDAYSDVDVDWITVEFLNQIRCSGLPNHLLKLKIGVPIILLRNIDPAGGLCNGTRLVVRDLGTNVIGADIVSSSNVGDKVFITRMNMIPSDTVIPFKFQRRQFPVSLSFAMTINKSQGQTLSTVGLFLRRPVFSHGQLYVALSRVRNRNGLKILLCDED